A window of the Bacteroides thetaiotaomicron VPI-5482 genome harbors these coding sequences:
- a CDS encoding DUF4995 domain-containing protein, with amino-acid sequence MNNMKKKLVLFASVAIALASCQTTPKEDYSWIKKGLDVASAQLQLTAEEIDGTGKLPRSIRTGYDMDFLCRQLERDPSTFQDSLRPQPTAEQMGKRRLCVVYDWTSGFFPGSLWYAYELTGNDTLKADAIQYTNLLNPVRYYKGTHDLGFMINCSYGNAERLAPNDTIKAVMKETADNLSGRFNDSIGAIRSWDFGSWNFPVIIDNMMNLDLLFTVSKWTGDNKYKDVAIKHAITTMKNHFRPDYTCWHVVSYNNDGTVERKQTHQGKNDDSSWSRGQAWAVYGYTSCYRETNDTTFLNFAVNIADMIMERVKTDDAIPYWDYDAPVTEETPRDASAAAVTAAGFIELSTMVPDGKKYLDYAEKILKSLSSDAYLAKVGENQGFILMHSVGSLPNGSEIDTPLNYADYYYLEALKRFMDLKKLRLENGEVKVIE; translated from the coding sequence ATGAATAACATGAAAAAGAAACTTGTTCTCTTTGCTTCGGTTGCCATTGCACTTGCATCGTGCCAGACAACTCCAAAGGAAGACTACAGTTGGATTAAGAAAGGGCTGGATGTAGCTTCTGCCCAGTTACAACTTACAGCAGAAGAAATTGACGGAACCGGTAAGCTTCCACGTTCAATCCGCACCGGATATGACATGGATTTCCTCTGCCGCCAATTAGAAAGAGATCCTTCCACTTTTCAGGATTCACTTCGTCCGCAACCTACTGCCGAACAAATGGGCAAACGTCGTTTATGTGTAGTATACGACTGGACAAGCGGTTTCTTCCCCGGATCACTGTGGTACGCATACGAACTGACCGGAAATGATACACTGAAAGCGGATGCCATTCAATATACAAACCTGCTGAATCCGGTACGCTATTATAAAGGTACACATGATTTGGGATTTATGATCAACTGCAGCTACGGAAACGCTGAGCGTCTGGCTCCTAACGATACCATCAAAGCTGTCATGAAAGAAACTGCCGATAACCTGAGCGGACGTTTCAACGATTCAATCGGAGCCATCCGTTCATGGGACTTTGGCAGCTGGAACTTCCCGGTAATCATCGATAACATGATGAATCTGGACCTTCTGTTCACTGTAAGCAAATGGACAGGCGACAACAAATACAAGGATGTCGCTATCAAGCATGCTATCACTACGATGAAAAATCATTTCCGTCCTGACTATACTTGCTGGCATGTAGTAAGCTATAACAACGACGGCACAGTAGAACGCAAACAGACTCACCAGGGTAAAAACGACGATTCTTCATGGTCGCGCGGACAGGCTTGGGCTGTATACGGATACACTTCCTGCTACCGCGAAACAAATGACACTACCTTCCTGAACTTTGCCGTAAACATAGCCGACATGATCATGGAGCGCGTGAAAACAGACGATGCAATTCCTTACTGGGACTACGATGCTCCTGTCACCGAAGAGACTCCACGCGATGCTTCGGCTGCTGCTGTAACAGCCGCAGGATTCATTGAACTTAGCACAATGGTACCCGACGGAAAGAAATATCTGGATTATGCAGAAAAAATTCTGAAAAGCCTTTCAAGCGACGCATACCTTGCCAAAGTCGGCGAAAACCAGGGATTCATCTTAATGCACTCTGTCGGATCATTGCCGAACGGTTCTGAAATCGATACTCCGCTGAATTATGCTGACTACTACTATTTGGAAGCATTGAAGAGATTCATGGACTTGAAGAAGTTGAGATTGGAGAATGGAGAGGTGAAAGTTATTGAGTAA
- a CDS encoding RagB/SusD family nutrient uptake outer membrane protein: MKKIIYYIAMSVMCLLPFSCSLEEETRTEVEKKNYMNNAEEAKDVLLGVYRTNTLDAMYGYYLSILFNLGTDISQVEGSGNENFRIIPTNSFPTTQSEVQQTWAALYTGIYRANDFLERISNKIGSYTTTDKKLATLYIAEARALRGMFYFELVRRFGNVVLMTSTQMSNQNPATYVQSAPEKVYEYIEDDLLYACDILPYATDDQYRESNDYRFSKGAALGLLTKVYATWAGYPVKDESKWEAAAKTARILVESGKHGLLKDYEQLWKNTCNGTWDPTESLIEISFYSPTVSGNSDPVGRIGKWNGVKTTAIAGVRGSCAANVKVVHTFVLDWREDVSDIRRDLSIANYQYTDTKKSLWVAGASDTDESAAEKDADPTKAQKNKQNYTPAKWDIQKYVTTNSFINNDKSNVNWYFLRYADVLLLYAEALNEWKHGPDAEAYNAINAVRRRGYGNPSNTSACDLPQGLDETSFREAVRKERSYELSFEGHRRQDLIRWGIYYKTVQATAKELGYWWEGTGSPNYSVATYTEEGKHELFPIPQRDMDLCIQFNQNPKW; encoded by the coding sequence ATGAAAAAAATAATATACTATATAGCAATGTCGGTAATGTGTTTGCTTCCTTTTTCTTGTTCACTTGAGGAAGAAACCAGAACTGAAGTAGAAAAGAAAAACTACATGAACAATGCGGAGGAAGCAAAAGACGTATTGCTTGGAGTTTATCGTACAAACACTTTAGATGCCATGTATGGATATTACTTATCCATACTCTTTAACCTGGGAACGGATATTTCACAAGTGGAAGGTAGCGGTAATGAAAATTTCCGTATCATTCCGACAAACTCATTCCCAACCACTCAGTCTGAAGTACAGCAAACATGGGCAGCACTTTATACCGGTATTTACAGAGCAAATGATTTTCTGGAACGTATCTCAAATAAAATAGGATCATATACTACAACTGACAAAAAACTCGCCACCTTATACATTGCGGAAGCGAGAGCTTTAAGAGGTATGTTCTACTTTGAATTAGTACGCCGATTTGGAAATGTTGTCTTAATGACAAGTACTCAGATGTCAAATCAGAATCCGGCTACATATGTACAATCAGCTCCAGAAAAGGTATACGAATACATAGAAGACGACTTGTTGTACGCTTGTGACATTTTACCATACGCGACAGATGACCAATATCGCGAAAGCAACGACTATCGTTTCTCAAAAGGAGCAGCATTAGGCTTATTGACCAAAGTTTATGCTACCTGGGCTGGCTATCCGGTAAAGGATGAATCCAAATGGGAAGCTGCTGCAAAAACCGCACGCATTTTGGTAGAATCCGGCAAACATGGACTGTTGAAAGATTACGAACAACTATGGAAGAATACCTGTAATGGCACTTGGGACCCGACTGAAAGTTTGATTGAAATATCATTTTACTCACCGACAGTATCAGGCAACAGTGATCCGGTAGGACGTATCGGTAAGTGGAACGGAGTTAAAACAACCGCTATTGCAGGTGTACGCGGAAGTTGTGCAGCTAACGTAAAAGTAGTTCATACATTTGTGCTTGACTGGAGAGAAGATGTATCGGATATCCGTCGTGATTTATCTATAGCCAACTACCAATATACTGACACAAAAAAATCTCTTTGGGTAGCCGGCGCCAGTGATACAGATGAAAGTGCAGCAGAGAAAGATGCTGATCCTACTAAAGCTCAGAAAAATAAGCAAAACTATACTCCTGCAAAATGGGATATTCAGAAGTATGTAACAACAAATAGTTTCATCAACAATGATAAATCTAATGTGAACTGGTATTTCTTACGCTATGCAGACGTATTATTGCTTTATGCAGAAGCATTAAACGAATGGAAACATGGTCCCGATGCTGAGGCATATAATGCAATCAATGCCGTACGTCGCCGCGGTTATGGCAATCCAAGTAACACAAGCGCATGCGATCTGCCACAAGGACTCGATGAAACAAGTTTTCGTGAAGCAGTCCGCAAAGAACGCAGTTATGAATTATCATTTGAAGGACACCGTCGTCAAGACCTAATCCGTTGGGGTATTTATTATAAAACAGTGCAAGCGACCGCTAAAGAATTAGGTTATTGGTGGGAAGGTACAGGATCACCAAATTATTCAGTAGCCACTTATACAGAAGAAGGCAAACATGAGCTGTTCCCTATTCCACAACGGGACATGGACTTGTGCATCCAATTTAATCAAAATCCCAAATGGTAA